A genomic segment from Actinoplanes sichuanensis encodes:
- a CDS encoding DUF6924 domain-containing protein → MAADRARALVARNTCKDLRVLVLPQPEDLHSLVLRIDFSNDTAWAEPSAALASEGASLVSEPRFAGLTVQALVNADAEAGEDDKLTYVFLADATTMTDDEHPLLAIDLYDEPGRVSRVPPRRYADVSANLSIANMDFQEFADAADSSGVYRGFE, encoded by the coding sequence ATGGCCGCCGATCGCGCACGTGCGCTGGTAGCGCGCAACACATGCAAGGATCTTCGCGTGCTCGTACTACCACAACCCGAGGACCTGCACTCACTCGTGCTCCGAATTGACTTCTCCAATGACACGGCATGGGCCGAACCGAGTGCGGCGTTGGCCAGCGAAGGTGCCTCACTCGTCAGTGAGCCTCGTTTCGCTGGCCTAACGGTCCAGGCGCTTGTCAATGCCGACGCGGAGGCCGGCGAGGACGACAAGCTGACCTACGTGTTCCTCGCGGACGCCACGACGATGACCGACGACGAGCATCCGCTCCTCGCTATCGATCTGTACGACGAGCCCGGTCGAGTGTCTCGTGTTCCGCCACGCCGATACGCCGACGTGTCCGCGAACCTCTCCATCGCGAACATGGACTTTCAAGAGTTCGCCGACGCGGCCGACTCCTCGGGCGTCTACCGCGGCTTCGAATAG
- a CDS encoding TIR domain-containing protein, whose protein sequence is MSGTPIRQGVFISFRTGDGNAQAAHLDEILTPVFGADRIFRSSRSIPPGAAFPGELDDALARSCVTLVLIGETWTRRLGGPDDWVRREVATSLAAGIPVVPVLLDKTTMPPAEQLASDVRGLAERQALHLRTKVIAADLAALVAAVHEIAPGLAARHLTAPARILPDRYAPSALLLAEHRIVDFAGREPELARLADWRDGPEPVAVALITGPAGQGKSRLAVEFCDRSGSGWVAGLLSPDAPSTEIARLGPAGIPALIVIDYAETAETPTLALLTALVARPAGAAPARVLLLARGDGFWLDRMTAAATDERAALLLMDLRATGHLNLTGPAPIDVGAAARAFATRLGRPAPAAVPEPDDATIRPPLELLTTALDAVLRDTAGPSLPSRDPVIRLLHHERRHWRTSADAFELPDPNWLRLNAAVAAATLYGGRPDAETTLAALPAFRQEQQQIVQRWARWLRHLYPPGADPAGHDAPHALRPDRLGEEHVTQTVLDQPEIAGPASAALPEASIARALLVLGRAAPRHPDLVGVLTGLITPDPGNRAILAVGVAFGLDDPAPIAQAINGLFDGTGGHGPVAHRLIDAIPAELPAFAPLLATVTARVLEAEHSSGRPDLLTVARVAQQRAIALTAGGDPAEALRSIRMAQAALTALRQTSAADPATATLLDRLLGQALAVDADCLHALGLPEDAIDALTAAVAHAPSPDESIPTTDTDPVPAWLDHVPERAAQAISRARRHGTELPGLLRLLAHRLTEAGRTDEAEPVLRRWAVAARAEARLVEETLTAWALDRSRYPSEKDVPPPPGLPPAAVRDFLPRMGAVIAADIRVRNDEATAVADAATRAGVLRGLLPDAVIPGEHGARTHTPVVTLATPHGLWALYRETRLGWQVGPLRLDAYGDFQGVGSPRWMLPDGTPDALITAALSVIGGAPPPNWGRLA, encoded by the coding sequence ATGAGCGGCACACCGATCCGGCAGGGCGTCTTCATCAGCTTCCGCACCGGCGACGGCAACGCGCAGGCGGCCCACCTCGACGAGATCCTGACACCGGTGTTCGGCGCGGACCGGATCTTCCGGTCCAGCCGGTCCATCCCGCCCGGCGCCGCCTTCCCCGGCGAACTCGACGACGCCCTGGCCCGCAGCTGTGTGACCCTGGTCCTGATCGGCGAGACCTGGACGAGACGGCTGGGCGGGCCGGACGACTGGGTCCGTCGCGAGGTCGCCACCTCCCTGGCCGCCGGCATCCCGGTGGTGCCGGTGCTGCTCGACAAGACCACCATGCCACCGGCCGAGCAGCTGGCCTCGGACGTCCGCGGGCTCGCCGAACGGCAGGCCCTGCACCTGCGGACCAAGGTGATCGCCGCGGACCTGGCCGCCCTCGTCGCCGCGGTACACGAGATCGCGCCCGGCCTCGCCGCCCGGCACCTGACGGCACCGGCGCGAATCCTGCCCGACCGGTACGCCCCCAGCGCCCTGCTGCTGGCCGAGCACCGCATCGTGGACTTCGCCGGCCGCGAACCCGAACTGGCCCGGCTGGCCGACTGGCGCGACGGTCCCGAACCGGTGGCGGTCGCCCTGATCACCGGCCCCGCCGGACAGGGCAAGTCGCGCCTGGCGGTGGAGTTCTGTGACCGCAGCGGCTCCGGCTGGGTCGCCGGTCTGCTGTCCCCGGACGCACCGTCCACCGAGATCGCCCGGCTCGGCCCGGCCGGCATCCCGGCCCTGATCGTCATCGACTACGCCGAGACCGCCGAGACACCGACGCTCGCCCTGCTCACCGCCCTGGTGGCCCGCCCGGCGGGCGCCGCACCCGCACGCGTGCTGCTGCTGGCCCGCGGCGACGGGTTCTGGTTGGACCGGATGACCGCGGCGGCCACCGACGAACGAGCCGCCCTGCTGCTGATGGACCTACGGGCGACCGGCCACCTGAACCTGACCGGGCCGGCGCCGATCGACGTCGGCGCGGCCGCGCGGGCCTTCGCCACCCGTCTCGGCCGACCCGCGCCCGCAGCGGTCCCGGAACCGGACGACGCGACCATCCGGCCGCCGCTGGAACTGCTCACCACCGCCCTGGACGCCGTGTTACGCGATACGGCCGGGCCGTCGTTACCGTCCCGGGACCCGGTGATCCGGCTGCTGCACCACGAGCGGCGACACTGGCGTACCTCGGCCGACGCCTTCGAACTGCCCGACCCCAACTGGTTGCGGCTGAACGCGGCGGTCGCCGCCGCCACCCTGTACGGAGGCCGCCCCGACGCCGAGACCACGCTGGCCGCGCTGCCCGCGTTCCGGCAGGAGCAGCAGCAGATCGTCCAGCGCTGGGCCCGCTGGCTGCGGCACCTGTACCCACCCGGCGCCGACCCGGCCGGACACGACGCCCCGCACGCGCTGCGCCCCGATCGCCTCGGCGAGGAACACGTCACCCAGACCGTTCTCGATCAGCCGGAGATCGCCGGACCGGCAAGCGCCGCCCTGCCCGAGGCGAGCATCGCCCGCGCGCTGCTGGTCCTCGGCCGGGCCGCACCCCGCCACCCCGATCTGGTCGGCGTCCTCACCGGGCTGATCACCCCGGACCCCGGCAACCGGGCGATCCTGGCCGTCGGGGTCGCCTTCGGTCTCGACGATCCGGCACCCATCGCCCAGGCGATCAACGGCCTCTTCGACGGTACGGGCGGCCACGGTCCCGTCGCCCACCGGCTGATCGACGCGATACCCGCCGAACTACCGGCGTTCGCGCCGCTGCTGGCCACGGTGACCGCCCGGGTGCTCGAGGCCGAACACTCCAGCGGCCGACCGGACCTGCTCACCGTGGCACGGGTGGCCCAGCAGCGGGCCATCGCCCTGACCGCCGGCGGCGACCCGGCCGAGGCGCTCCGCTCGATCCGGATGGCGCAGGCCGCACTGACCGCCCTGCGCCAGACCTCCGCCGCCGACCCGGCCACCGCGACGTTGCTGGACCGGCTGCTGGGTCAGGCCCTGGCGGTGGACGCCGACTGTCTCCACGCCCTAGGCCTACCCGAGGACGCCATCGACGCCCTGACGGCCGCCGTGGCGCACGCTCCGTCGCCGGACGAGTCCATCCCGACGACCGATACTGATCCGGTGCCGGCCTGGCTCGACCACGTTCCGGAACGGGCCGCGCAGGCGATCAGCCGGGCCCGCCGCCACGGCACCGAACTGCCCGGCCTGCTCCGGCTGCTGGCGCACCGGTTGACCGAAGCGGGCCGCACCGACGAGGCCGAACCGGTGCTACGCCGATGGGCGGTGGCCGCACGGGCCGAGGCACGGCTGGTCGAGGAGACCCTGACCGCCTGGGCCCTGGACCGGTCCCGGTATCCGTCGGAGAAGGACGTGCCACCGCCGCCCGGCCTGCCACCGGCCGCGGTCCGTGACTTCCTGCCCCGGATGGGTGCGGTCATCGCCGCCGACATCCGGGTCCGCAACGACGAAGCGACCGCGGTCGCCGACGCCGCCACCCGCGCCGGAGTACTCCGCGGCCTGCTCCCGGACGCGGTGATCCCCGGCGAACACGGCGCCCGGACCCACACACCGGTGGTCACCCTGGCGACGCCGCACGGGTTGTGGGCGCTCTACCGGGAGACCCGCCTGGGCTGGCAGGTCGGCCCGCTGCGACTGGACGCCTACGGCGACTTCCAGGGGGTCGGCAGCCCACGCTGGATGCTGCCCGACGGCACGCCGGACGCCCTGATCACCGCCGCCCTGTCGGTCATCGGGGGCGCTCCCCCACCGAATTGGGGCCGGCTCGCCTGA
- a CDS encoding putative quinol monooxygenase, translating into MHGFHATMTAQPGRGAEVVALLLSAPSLPHPDCVVFLVGRSAADPDTVHVTEGWTSEQAHQAFFATGPAQALVAALQPLLTGESSYTDEVPVGGKAVF; encoded by the coding sequence ATGCACGGATTCCACGCCACGATGACCGCCCAGCCCGGCCGGGGCGCGGAGGTGGTGGCACTGTTGCTCAGTGCGCCGTCGCTGCCGCACCCCGACTGCGTCGTCTTCCTCGTCGGCCGGTCGGCCGCCGACCCGGACACCGTCCACGTCACCGAGGGCTGGACCAGCGAGCAGGCCCACCAGGCGTTCTTCGCCACCGGCCCGGCGCAGGCCCTGGTCGCCGCGTTGCAGCCGCTGTTGACCGGCGAGTCCAGCTACACCGACGAGGTGCCCGTCGGCGGCAAGGCGGTGTTCTGA
- a CDS encoding alpha/beta hydrolase: MRPAYDPDLDALLAGMPAMPQLDIETLDQIRPYAVGVHPGRDAYEVTVPAPDGTPIPLTVLRPGDTTAAPCVYWIHGGGMVMGDRWSQIDIPLEWLDRFGAVVVSVDYRLAPEVGGTTLVDDCYHGLAWVAEHATELGIDPARIIVAGASAGGGLAAGVALLARDRATPSIAGQVLIGPMLDHRNDSTSSLQFSGAPGVWTREMNAFGWQSVLGGSATVSPYISPASADVLDGLPAAYIDAGSAEVFRDESVAYAGRIWAAGGQAELHVWAGGCHGFDALFPTAAISVTARQARTDWLTRLLSKGN; the protein is encoded by the coding sequence ATGCGGCCCGCCTACGACCCCGACCTGGACGCTCTGCTGGCCGGCATGCCGGCGATGCCACAGCTCGACATCGAAACCCTCGATCAGATCCGGCCGTACGCCGTGGGCGTCCACCCGGGACGTGACGCCTACGAGGTCACCGTCCCGGCTCCGGACGGCACCCCGATCCCGCTGACCGTCCTGCGCCCCGGCGACACCACAGCGGCGCCGTGCGTCTACTGGATCCACGGTGGCGGCATGGTGATGGGCGACCGCTGGTCCCAGATCGACATCCCGCTGGAGTGGCTGGACCGGTTCGGTGCCGTGGTGGTCTCGGTCGACTACCGGCTCGCCCCGGAGGTGGGCGGCACCACCCTGGTCGACGACTGCTACCACGGTCTGGCCTGGGTCGCCGAACACGCCACCGAACTGGGCATCGACCCGGCCCGCATCATCGTGGCGGGCGCCAGCGCCGGTGGTGGCCTCGCCGCCGGGGTCGCTCTGCTGGCCCGTGACCGCGCCACCCCGTCGATCGCCGGGCAGGTGCTGATCGGCCCGATGCTCGACCACCGTAACGACAGCACGTCGAGCCTCCAGTTCTCCGGCGCACCCGGCGTGTGGACCCGGGAGATGAACGCCTTCGGCTGGCAGTCGGTGCTCGGTGGATCCGCGACGGTCTCCCCGTACATCTCCCCCGCCTCGGCCGACGTCTTGGACGGCCTGCCCGCCGCCTACATCGACGCCGGATCGGCGGAGGTCTTCCGCGACGAGTCGGTCGCCTACGCCGGCCGGATCTGGGCCGCCGGCGGCCAGGCCGAACTGCACGTCTGGGCCGGCGGCTGCCACGGCTTCGACGCCCTGTTCCCGACCGCCGCGATCTCCGTCACGGCCCGGCAGGCCCGCACCGACTGGCTCACCCGACTCCTCAGCAAGGGAAACTGA
- a CDS encoding AraC family transcriptional regulator: MSLAELRDLVVRHDGSTAIEDVLLSRVVESESPQPSMTGTVLAVIVQGAKRLALGSRVYEYSAGQYLVASVDMPVTGNFIGATADRPALGFGLVLRPAVVAEILLQAGPGDLPPATGVPSGVAVSDAPAELLDAVLRLVRLLDHPRDAAVLAPLIKREILWRVITGEQGSVVRQLGLADSSLTHVSRAVRWIRDHYPTAFRVEELAQLSGMSVSAFYRNFQAVTAMSPIQFQKQIRLQQARLMLATRPGDVTGVSRHVGYESPSQFSREYRRQFGTPPSQDTVLSLS, translated from the coding sequence ATGAGTCTGGCCGAGCTGCGCGATCTGGTCGTCCGCCACGATGGGAGCACCGCCATCGAAGACGTGCTGCTCTCGCGGGTCGTGGAGTCGGAGTCACCGCAGCCGTCGATGACCGGCACGGTGTTGGCCGTCATCGTCCAGGGCGCGAAACGGCTGGCTCTGGGCAGCCGGGTCTACGAGTATTCGGCCGGGCAGTATCTGGTCGCGTCGGTCGACATGCCCGTCACCGGCAACTTCATCGGGGCCACCGCTGATCGGCCGGCGCTCGGGTTCGGGCTGGTCCTGCGGCCGGCGGTCGTCGCCGAGATCCTGCTGCAGGCCGGTCCCGGTGATCTTCCGCCGGCCACCGGGGTGCCGTCCGGTGTGGCGGTCAGCGACGCACCGGCCGAGCTGCTCGACGCGGTACTGCGGCTGGTGCGGCTGCTGGATCACCCGCGGGACGCGGCCGTGCTGGCGCCGCTGATCAAGCGGGAGATCCTGTGGCGGGTCATCACCGGCGAGCAGGGTTCGGTGGTACGCCAGCTCGGCCTCGCCGACAGCAGTCTCACGCACGTATCGCGGGCAGTGCGGTGGATCCGCGACCACTATCCGACGGCATTCCGGGTCGAGGAGCTGGCGCAGCTGTCCGGAATGAGTGTGTCCGCGTTCTACCGCAACTTCCAGGCGGTGACCGCGATGAGCCCGATCCAGTTCCAGAAGCAGATCCGCCTCCAGCAGGCGCGGCTGATGCTGGCCACCCGCCCCGGTGACGTGACGGGTGTCAGCCGGCACGTCGGTTACGAGAGCCCGTCCCAGTTCAGCCGTGAGTATCGTCGCCAGTTCGGCACGCCACCGAGCCAGGACACCGTCCTCTCGTTGAGCTGA
- a CDS encoding RipA family octameric membrane protein → MELKRRVRANVSNDAKPVNLEVFKILVELAEKESDRMWTRYTVMLYCNTALMAVLSAAVALRSPWATLGPSIIGTVVTTSWVQIHRMSYFYQNRWIADMVALADEEPILARYVRGHTNPRVKPPLKEIKTLALSVPAAFMAVWFSAACVSIVLIAT, encoded by the coding sequence ATGGAGTTGAAGCGTCGAGTTCGTGCGAACGTTTCAAATGATGCAAAACCGGTCAATCTAGAGGTCTTCAAGATACTTGTAGAGTTGGCGGAAAAAGAATCTGACCGCATGTGGACTCGGTACACTGTAATGCTTTATTGCAACACCGCCTTGATGGCCGTCCTATCTGCAGCTGTTGCCTTGAGAAGCCCTTGGGCGACATTGGGTCCGTCAATCATTGGCACTGTTGTAACGACATCGTGGGTGCAGATACACAGAATGTCATACTTCTATCAGAATAGATGGATTGCAGACATGGTGGCGCTGGCAGACGAGGAGCCGATCCTCGCACGTTATGTTCGGGGTCACACAAATCCACGCGTCAAGCCGCCACTTAAGGAGATAAAAACGCTCGCGCTAAGTGTACCTGCCGCATTTATGGCGGTATGGTTTTCGGCTGCGTGCGTCTCCATCGTATTAATAGCGACGTAA
- a CDS encoding helix-turn-helix transcriptional regulator produces MTDLEKSFGAYLRQLRLAAGMSLNDLSAAARYDKGHLSRIESGSRPPTADLARACDAALDAGGALIARLPAATRRRPPAPTPPPATTEPAGDTWSLTLWPDGAGYMSARRYGHPAATDEPAVIGWPPMRQAGEPEATSIATVFSAVTDLGRRHSPALVLPQVITLLQTTRGLAAATRGTDQARLLHLAARLAEYAGWMSQETGDGRAARWWTRACSDLAREIGDDNLVAYTNVRRALLSLYDDDPLTTIAAAGSLRGRHGVTTRVRWLAAMREAQGHALAGDRDGCRRTLDEARTLHDRIGDDEPVRPLGTTSTLDVTAAVEGWCLHDLGHHAEAAGHLATALHSTTNQIAGAVPAERTPVRFAVRRVLALTAAGDVETGCALMAGLLPDVLRLDSATVRHDLGDLARMLTRWQHLEPVRALRPRLAAALTRPDAAAAG; encoded by the coding sequence GTGACCGACTTGGAGAAGTCCTTCGGTGCATATCTGCGGCAGCTCCGGCTGGCCGCCGGCATGTCACTGAACGATCTTTCGGCGGCCGCCCGCTACGACAAGGGCCACCTCAGCCGGATCGAGTCCGGCTCCCGGCCGCCGACCGCCGACCTGGCCCGCGCCTGCGACGCCGCCCTCGACGCGGGTGGCGCCCTGATCGCCCGGCTACCGGCCGCCACCCGACGCCGCCCACCGGCACCGACACCACCGCCGGCCACCACCGAACCGGCCGGCGACACCTGGAGCCTGACCCTGTGGCCGGACGGCGCCGGTTACATGTCGGCGCGCCGCTACGGCCATCCCGCCGCGACCGACGAACCGGCGGTGATCGGCTGGCCCCCGATGCGCCAGGCCGGTGAGCCGGAGGCCACCTCGATCGCCACGGTCTTCAGCGCGGTCACCGACCTGGGCCGGCGGCACAGCCCGGCGCTCGTCCTGCCGCAGGTCATCACCCTGCTGCAGACCACTCGGGGACTGGCCGCGGCGACCCGCGGCACCGACCAGGCCCGGCTGCTGCACCTCGCCGCCCGACTCGCCGAGTACGCCGGCTGGATGAGCCAGGAGACCGGCGACGGCCGGGCCGCCCGGTGGTGGACCCGGGCCTGCTCCGACCTGGCCCGGGAGATCGGCGACGACAACCTCGTGGCGTACACCAACGTGCGCCGGGCACTGCTCAGCCTCTACGACGACGACCCGCTGACCACGATCGCGGCCGCCGGGTCACTACGCGGCCGGCACGGGGTGACCACCCGGGTCCGCTGGCTGGCGGCGATGCGCGAGGCCCAGGGCCACGCCTTGGCCGGTGACCGCGACGGCTGCCGACGCACCCTGGACGAGGCCCGGACCCTGCACGACCGGATCGGTGACGACGAACCGGTCCGGCCCCTGGGCACCACCAGCACCCTGGACGTGACCGCCGCCGTCGAGGGCTGGTGCCTGCACGACCTGGGCCACCACGCCGAGGCCGCCGGGCACCTGGCGACCGCCCTGCACAGCACCACGAACCAGATCGCCGGGGCCGTCCCGGCCGAGCGCACCCCGGTCCGCTTCGCCGTACGGCGGGTGCTGGCCCTGACCGCCGCCGGTGACGTCGAAACCGGCTGCGCCCTGATGGCCGGCCTGCTGCCCGACGTGCTCCGGCTCGACTCGGCCACCGTCCGGCACGACCTCGGCGACCTGGCCCGGATGCTCACCCGATGGCAGCACCTGGAACCGGTCCGCGCGCTGCGCCCCCGGCTCGCCGCGGCACTGACCCGGCCCGACGCCGCGGCCGCCGGATGA